The Clostridiales bacterium FE2011 sequence GATCTTCCCGGAATGGGTTCCGGAGACGCTGGGTGAATATGAGCCCTGGGTCGCCAGATTCTGGCAGCTGGTGAATGTATCCGCACAGCCCATCACCATGAAGACGCCGGAGCTGGCGGAAGTACAGTTCTGGAGCAGCCTGATCCTGTGGGGAACATTCGTGATCCTCCTGCGGGCCGCAAAGAAAACCCTGACCGGGTTCATTGTCAAAAAAGAAAAAGAGTAACCGCAGGAAAATTCATAATTCATAATTCAGAATTCAGAATTAATACTTCAACTGCTATAGGGACAGATGATTGCTGTTATATTATCCCGAAGGGTTATGTGACAGAAGGTCTGTCCCTTTGTCACATCAAGCTGAAAAATATTTTTTCAGGGATCCTATATTTTCCGCTTCTGAGGGGTCTATAAAGGTACAGGAGGTGAACGGTACTTGAGCAACGGGACGCACGCTTCGGAACTGGAGCGGCTGGTGGAGCAGCACCAGACCGCGGTTCTTCGGACCTGCTATCTTTACCTGTGTGACCGGTCACAGGCGGAGGATGCTGTACAGGAAACTTTCCTGAAGGTCTACAAAGGCCTGGATACCTTCAGGGGTGAAAGCAGCGAGAAAACCTGGATCATGAAGATCGCGATGAACACCTGTTACAAAATGAACCATTCAGGCTGGTCCCGCTTTATTAACCGCCGGGTAACACCGGAGATGCTCCCGGAGACTTCGGTGCCGTTCGAGGAGAAAGACGATGAACTGACCCGCGCCGTGATCCGGCTGCCGATCCGGCTGCGCGAAGTGATCC is a genomic window containing:
- a CDS encoding sigma-70 family RNA polymerase sigma factor gives rise to the protein MSNGTHASELERLVEQHQTAVLRTCYLYLCDRSQAEDAVQETFLKVYKGLDTFRGESSEKTWIMKIAMNTCYKMNHSGWSRFINRRVTPEMLPETSVPFEEKDDELTRAVIRLPIRLREVILLYYYQGLNVNEIAEALGISQPSVSGRLKRGRERLKDMLEGRENDA